In Macrobrachium rosenbergii isolate ZJJX-2024 chromosome 48, ASM4041242v1, whole genome shotgun sequence, one DNA window encodes the following:
- the LOC136831127 gene encoding prostatic spermine-binding protein-like — protein sequence MKNTSYDDSSDNDSDDDDDDNDTGNNYNHNNNTDGRIDSNNNDVYDDDDNDTGNNYNHNNNTDGRIDPNNNDAYDDDDNDTGNNDDRNDNTDGRIDPNNNDAHDDDDDNDTGNNDDHNDNTDSRVDPIIVKPTMTTMILEITIVNMMKTYDDGDVVDNNGGDQDATANDENNE from the exons ATGAAAAACACCAG TTATGATGACAGTAGCGAcaatgacagtgatgatgatgatgatgataatgatactggcaataattataatcataataacaacacTGACGGTCGTATTGACTCTAACAACAATGATGtctacgatgatgatgataatgatactggcaataattataatcataataacaacacTGACGGTCGTATTGACCCTAACAACAATGATGcctacgatgatgatgataatgatactggCAATAATGATGATCGTAATGACAACACTGACGGTCGTATTGACCCTAACAACAATGATGcccacgatgatgatgatgataatgatactggcaataatgatgatcataatgACAACACTGACAGTCGTGTTGACCCAATAATAGTGAAGCCTACGATGACAACAATGATACTGGAAATTACAATAGTGAATATGATGAAAACTTATGACGATGGTGATGTCGTGGATAACAATGGTGGTGACCAAGATGCCACTGCTAATGATGAGAATAATGAATGA